Genomic segment of Labrus mixtus chromosome 1, fLabMix1.1, whole genome shotgun sequence:
tgcaggtaaagatcTGGTTCCAGAATCGGAGGATGAAATGGAAACGCAGCCGGAAGGCGAAGGAGCAGGCCTCTGCCTCGGGCCAGTCTGAGACTCAGAAACTACGCAGCGGAGGAAAAACAACCACAGACAAATCTGATGATAGTGGACAGGCTGTGAATCCAGACGATGCAGGGGAAGAGCTTGATCTGGAGGATGGAGAcgaagaggatgatgaggaagaggaggcagacGAGGAGGAAGCTCAGAACGGTTTCCCTCTTTCTTTGGGTAACAGAGTTGGGATGCCACGATCCACGGACTTCCTGCAGCGCAGCACAGATGTTGGCTACAGCCCCAACAGCCCTTTTTCTGATGACGAGCTGGAGGGGGTGCAGGTAGGAGGAGGTGACAGGAAGATCGGGGCTGGACTGTGAAAAGACACCCAGGAAACACTGATTTGAATTGAAGAGACTTTTCAACGGGACATGTCCGTGTTTGTGGTCTCTAGAAAAGACTGAACTTTGTCTGGGCTgctctctgaatgtttttttgttcaatacaacaaagacaatttaaagaaaTTACAATTATTGATGCAGCTTCCAAACCAatacatagactgtataaactATCTGTGAATAAATCATCTCTAagtactgtacattttttgtaGCATGCTGAAAAGGGTCACTATTTCCATCTAAATtaagctgttgttgtttacattgaCCTTGCTCATCTTCATAAAGCTCTAGAGCTCTATATCCAGTAAAGCCACACGCTGAATGGAAGATAAGTGAACAACTGTGCGTTCAGACGTTACGAGACTGTAGAGCAGGTTCCACTGCgtcatgaagacaaaaacagcagactgaacTGTGTGGCGTCGTGACTGAATGATCAGCTGCTTCTCTGTTTGCTACTGTTCAGAACAATCACCTGTTTTACGGTCATGCTTACTATGtgaatattgatgtttttttttttttatttgttcctgatgatgtttatgtatttgttcgTGTCACTTACATTTAATgagtttaatttatttgaatgattgCAAAGAGGAATCATGTGTATTTATCTGAAACGTGTCTGTGGTGgaactgtgaaataaaaaaaaagagctgaaaaaaagatttcatttttaattaattagtctttttactttttttttttttttttttttacaagttgaaTGAAGTCGCCACTACCTCCTGAAAATGCTTGTAAGATGATGAATAAAAGAACCAAGAAACCAAAACGTAGTTGTCATCACACATTGGTGCTTTAAGTTATTCGGTTTATAAGCAGGAAAACGTGCTTGCAaagactttgcttttttttttttttgaaggtgcaatgtttttgtcatattttgggtggtttttgcctttattagatagaacAGATGATGAGAGAACAGAAACTTtggaagaaggggggggggtgacaacAAGCAAAGGGACGAGGGTgaattcaaacccacggccgctgcgacgaggactagagcctctttacatggggaGCTTgtcataaccactaggccattcAGCAACCCCAGGTGCAATCTTCAACATTTACTATTTTAGTTAAACATCTTAGAACTAACATTTACTTATTAGCACTTAACCTGAGGTGCAGCCAAGGAGAGTGGAATGGTCTGCAGGTGTTTGTTCAAAATCCACAAAGGAAGAAGTTCTTGTCTAATAGAGCTGAAGGGTTTGATGTCTGAAATGAATTTGGGACAACCAGGATTACAGATTAGCCAGCAGCAGTAGAATGATTTCACCACAAAGTTGGTCCTGTAGGTGGAGCTAGAGGAAAAGTCTGGGGTCAATACGGTCAATGGGATTCATCCTCTAGGAACCATGAATGCCTGAACACAATGTCTGAAAATTGTTGAGAGATTTCAATCTGGACTAAAATGAGCGACCAACAGACCAACATTCAAACCAAAAAGCAAGAAGACTTTGTGAGTTGTGGTCAAAATTAAAAGATGGTTAAGGTTCAACTTAAAACCAATAATAAGTAAATGATTTATGTTCTAATAAACTatcttgtgtttgaaaaaaaaaagtcttcatttATCCTTCAGCTCCCATCTAATCGTTCACAGTGAGCAGCGAGTCTGTTAGCAAAGCAAAAAGCAATTCTCGGTCATTTTACAGTTTGAATTTATTACAAAGGCTCTCAGATATTAATTACTCGGTGGGGTTTACTGATGGCCAAATAATTAAGTTAATGAAGAGGAAGTAAAGCAATCAAAAGCCTGATGGTGATGTCACACAGGGCCATTTTAATTTCCAAGAGCAACAGCatgatgagtgtgtgtaagtgcgGCGGGGCTTTTTATTAGGCAGCCGTGATTAAAGAGCAGACTGGAGGACACGCAGTATGGTGTCGTTTAGCCCCCTTTCAGACCACAGTCACATGTTTATACAGAGATTAAATGCAGTGTTAACTGACTTGACAGACACTAGAGACTGGTCCCTGCAGAGAAGCCAAAAAGCAGGGCTGTTTAATATTTGAGGGTTTCAATAAAGGGGTACTAGGCAGAATCTGAATCTGGAGTTAACCCAAAGTACCAGGATTCTTTTGTCAAATAGAAACTATCATTCAAGGaattaaaataaaccaaaagtGTGTTGAGTGTGAACTTATTGCAATCTACAGACCAGCAGagcaggggcatgtccagactttttgtACTGGGGGGGCCCAACTGGGACAATAACTTGTGAAGGGGTGGCCTCAAGTTTGTGTGCGCACACAGATGAATGAAGAACATTTATTAACCCCTTCTGTTTGCACTAATCACATTGCCTTTCaagtaacacaagataatggcaacATATACATCTTTTAAGCTTAATTCATCaaggattaaaaacaacatgtctAAAGACACAATTTGTAGTATTTTTAAAGTGGCAAACAAACATCTACACTATAagctgcctgttgcaacacatcTTGAATAGTGGATTTCAACATAAGTCCCACTTCTGGAAAAGAATAGCCAATAATAGTCAAGGaatttggggtggcacctgggtGGACAATTAGATTTAAAAGGGTGGCCATGCGACCCCTGGTCACCCCTCAGGACACGTCCCTGCAGCAGAGATATTCAAATTAGTCCACTgacaaagataaagataaactttattgatcccccatgggggaaattattgcattacaacagctcaagaaaacaagaatataattataaaaaaataacaagaagttaaaactcaaacatatttacatcagttaaattaagggagaaaaaaaatacaataatagaataatacaaggtgTTGTGGTGATGATGCTAAATGAATCACCAATCATTCTGGGTTGCCATTTCCTATTCTTGCTGGATTTTCATCTTCAACATTAAATTCTCAATTCTGGATTTGCCATCTTGTTgggaagaacaaaacaaaaaccaaattCTAATACACTGTTTCTTGAATGCAGATTATTACACTGGTGGATGTAATAATCACAACAGGTGGACAAATCAGAACTGTTCAGATCTGAAATGTTTCTGGACCTAAATGTATTAACTCCAGGGAATTAGGGGGAGTTAAAAATGCCCTTGAAACTTCATCCAGACCCTGGTTGCTGTGGTGGCAACCAATTGAGTTCCTTTAAAGGTTTCTTGTGATATTAGATTAAATATATTGGAGATATTTCTGTATCATGTTTAAAGTGGTTGCTCAATGCACCCGGAGCATTAGAGGTCAATGAATGGTTTTGATCTCTATACAGTTCCTGTGAAATGATCTAGTCAAGGAAAAATGGtctttcaatttcttttgacttgaaatcaaaaattaaaaatactttatcaaaagttgaatccaCCTAAAAAGTTAAATGAATTCATCAATTTAAATCGAATATACATTTCTATTTTAGCCAACTTAAATCCgtttagtttaaacatttttagtgattctctttgcttttgtggaaACTTTCAACTTCCTTTTAAATAACAATTTTATAAAAAGGTATCATCTCTACAGGTTATTCGTTTTATCATAGAAACCAACCAACTTTTGTTCTTCAATCTTTAATGGCAGATCAGATCAAATAgcacatctaaacatttacGAATGTTTTTACCTCAAATACTGTCCAGACCTCGATGACTGTTTGTTACTCTCTGAATGTGTCTTCAGTCTTCTGTCTCGtccagacaaaaataaacatggtaaACAATCAACACTTATTACAGTGGTAAATGGATCTTGCAtgcattaaatgtaaagatttctgcacatttaaataacatattttaCTCCTGATTTTGCACACCAAGACGCCATAGTGCTcaaatccttcaaacgggagcttcttgttgtgcagatcttgtttttacttCCCTTGCCTGCTCAATAACTACTCAAGAATGTGATAAAAGTTTTAACATACTAAGCggcctttgtttttcttttgtgtttttgtttctcagcaATAGTCAAAGAGAGCCAATGTCTTCTGTCGTCGTCAGATGCTTCACAGAGGGTTTGCCCGAGAACAGGTACTTAACTTTATTTGGATGCATTTCTGTTTCttccattttgtaaaatatttttattaatatttagttttcacattatattataaaatgcccattttttccacaaatgctcatcttctctctccagatgcaatcataaaacatttaaaaccatcccCTGCCATCCCTGGgaccacttctgctccctgcactgtttgatattgtttgttctgttacactagttatttttatttattaataagaaatattagatttattaccattttattcatgtttgtttagaagtattttttattttcaaaataaagaaattctgttaaatataaagatgtatGCCAGTCTATGAATATTGTCTTTGGTGGTCAAACTGTCTGCAATATAAGGGGCAACCGCTGaaatcttgcctagggcaccaaaatggTTAGGTGTTAGGTGTCTATAACctaaaggtcaaatattatgcaaaatacacttcaccatgatTTTCTTACTCTAATATGTGttcctagtctgtctacaaacccacCAGTTATTAGAAAAGTAAATCCtcttcttttgcctgctccacagGGGTTACtgcagctaggtgtttgttctgccctcacagtctgccttctcacagtaaaagAATTgagcatggagcgagaaagtccACACAAAAAACCACATCCTCTTTCAGAGAGGGGCGAGGtcagctacagacacagaaacagactgttCAGAGCAGATATGTTAATATCCGcagatattatcggctggctgatttatCGGTCGAGCTCTGGATGATAGTGCAATTAAAAGTGCAGCCTCTGCATGCAACTGACATATAACCACATAGTCTAGTCCGAACCAATCACAGtgaaatgtacacatgctgtgtgagaaagcattgcttgtctGCATAAATAAAATTCTCTTGCTCATCCTTTCATTCGGATAACGATGTAACTGCACTTACTTGCACAGCCCTATAGCCTACCCTgacctttgttttaattttgttcttttaaaggaGGATAATTATGATTCCAAAGAGGTGGAGAATCTCAAGTCCCTGGTGTCTCACCTCCGTCAGCTCCTGGACCTGCACAAGAAATACGACTGCAGACTTTCCCTTTCATTCTTTGAGATTTTagatagattcataacttccaaaaatgtatatttttggcggggctaatcagtcacttcCTGCTCAGTGCCAAGGCTCGCTCTTtcactcagtagaatgccaaattgtttttcaaatacTAATGTATAAATAGACTTGAATCATGGTTCTTACACTTAAACTGGAACGTTAGCGTATGTGTTGGCGGGTTGGTGCATGAGAGCCTTACAGGCTGAACTGTTGAATGTGTCACTTGATGTTTTGTGTTGGACCTGTGGAGTCATTTCAAGGAGCTTTCTGCcagtaaatgtattttgatttaaaataaacactttcaTCAGCTCTGTTGAACTGAACTGTCAGAATAACTCATCTTTGGCTGTATTACAGTATTACAGAACTTAAAATACGATAAAATTGTAGAGTAGATAACATACCAAAGAGCACGCTCTTTTGTAAAaggtctcgagataacatttgttctgAATTGTCGCTGTTCAAAGTAAGATGTGTTGATAAGATCAGATTTACTTTAGTGTCCCTGTGTATAAATGACTCTGGGACTCTGTTCTGCGGTTAATGCACACTACTGATGTTGATGTACAAATATATCTCCTCCAACATAATTTCCTGTTTATAAGGTTCACGACTGCAGAATTTCTCTAAAGGTGTGAAGATCTTAACTGTGATGTTGTGGTTTAAAGGTGTGAGTGATGTCTTTTAGGGCTGTCACACTTGCAAAAATCTCCTGAGAAACTCTctgaggagctgtatgtgtgaacgcaaacagcctaACTTTTCCctcggacttcacccagagtgCCTCCTGCCAGACCCTtagtttttctgcagcaagtccgagtgagctgaattgagaacgcagcaggatattctccgaaGAATTCACCTAGAGCCCCCCCACTCCCTGttttatatgaaaataaatgttattaataCCTTAGAAGTTACTGAAGAGGTCGTAGACACTCAGAGGGGTATCTTTCATCAGGGCACCTGCAAAAATGTtggcatgtttttatgaatcgTAGCGCTGATGAATTAAAGGCTTTTTTATTAAATTCCTCTCTGAGTGTCTCCGACGTCTTCAATAGTTTCTAAGTTGGGTCCCCACGCTGAAAAGCACCAGAGGGACACGTTCTTTTGAAACTTGTGTTAACACCCACGCAGCACTCTGTGCATCTGCTTTTTTGACATGAATACCTTAATGTGTCCTCAGATCAGGAAAACCGTACTGACCTTCATCATCCAAAATGGAGAGCACCAGAAACTGTTGAAGGGTGGTTTTTCAGTCAGGATGGAGTGAACTCGCTCGCTCGTGACTCcatgaaacacagagagcatcaaAGAGGGAAACCGAGGACAAACGGCGCCCCCTCGCTGAGCGGCCTGAAGGTAACTGAAGCTGACCTCATTCAGCCGGTTTAATCTGAGACACAATGGAGGATAGGGAGAATAATATGATGAATAAACCAGTTGCTTTATAACATtcaaatacatgtataaatgtATTATATAACATATATTACATAACAGACTTTAaattctgctttctttctttcttctttttttcaggagtttctcAACATgcaagatggagtttcaggatgaacttcttcctgcagctttattcttctgtttctgtttgagacTCAAGATGTGCACCTCTCCATTTAGCTTTCTCCTGTTCTTGTCATATTTAATCAGATGTTCTTTATTCATTGTATAGAGGAATTCTTTTGGGGAATAAAATCCTTGTATAGAAAACTCACactattatattttattatattatctCCTTGTTCATAcatgtgtgtattgtgtttgaCGACTCACATGAAGTAGAGAAGCAGTGAGGTAAAGTAAGAAGAAAACAGGACAACAAACATGTCATAAAATGTCAAACgtctatttgaaaaaaagtaTCTAAACGCTGCCTTTTCTCCTCTTAGAAGAATGCACATCAATAAGCTTGTACAAATGTCTTTGTTCCTTCAAGAATTTAAGATTAAATCgatttctttgatttttctctGCAAAGTGTATCTTTAGTTTCCACCTTGGGGTGCAACAATATTGTAATTTCACAACATTTGAGACTTTCATCGAACACACTTTTTTACAtacttcatttacttttttaatcccGGATgaaaattctggtttacactctgttattgagacatgcttctcacacacataagtaaaataaaatacacacacatgcaaaaactgGAGCTGTGGTCATGCATTAATGTTCTTTATTCATTGTATAgaggacatgcattaatggagacaTGAGCAAGCACCAGAGTTTATTTCCCATGAACAAAATAGTTGAgttgtctctttattttttttattaacagtctTGGATATTTCAACAATTACTTGCAAAATtgattttaatgcatttttatttacactctacaactaaaaaaaatcccatatccCAATATcatttttctgtcctctccaTCGTAGACGAAAATCTTTCAAGCCCCTCCACCCCTCACCATACACATCGACACATAAACATGCATCCACATACGCTGAATCCCTCTATCAGACATGCCTTTGCTGACAAATTactacatctttatttttttgctgacaatattacagagaaacacagagccCCCTGACGTCCccaaataaatattgcacaaattaatatctagataatgtgatttgttttgtgtgttcctgtgttacCATTCTTCATACTGCTGAATAAAGCAGCTTGTTTGCTTCTGACTTCCGGCAATAGTATCTCCACTTCACAACTGATAAAGTGTCTTACTACCCAACAATGCTTAAAGTGCAGAGGTTATACAAAGAATGACAAGTAAAGCTGCCTGCACATGTTTTGCAAAGGAAATTAATTATGTGGAGCAAACATTTAGGTGACATTTGCTGtatgaaaaaagtaaaatgttgtcttttttttagctgcagaGCTTACAAAAAAAACGTTAGAAAAAATTAGAATGAGCTATTCTTAGGTTTTCATTTTACTGCTTCCATCTCAATGATCCCCCCAATACTCTCTGTGAGCCAGCTGACTGAGTGACTGGGAGCCTGGCTCTCAAGTTTTCCTCTCCATACTCTCTGCCGTGTCTGCTTGGGGCAGATGAAGGGCTTTCCTGTAGCCGTTCTTAACGGCAGGGTTGGAGAAGTAGTAGACCAAAGGATCCAATGCGCTGTTGAGATAAGTCAGGCTGATGCTGATGTAAAAAGCTGTGGTCAGGTCTTCCAGGGCCGGGCAGACTTCAGATTCCTGCAGGGTGCTGGATACTTTCTTGGTCTTGATCCAAATTAGCAGCTGAATGATGTTGCTCGGGAGGAAGCAAATGATGAAGAGCGCTGCCACCACTGTGAGGAAGCACAGAACCCTCTTAATCTTTGCATCCTTGGCCAGCTGCCTCCCTCTCAGGAAGACAATGATATGGATCGTGCAGTAGAGAATCACAAGCAGAggcaaaaagaaggagaagatgaaTTCAAACTTATGCCAGGTCAGGTTGTGGCCGGGTTCAGTGTCGATCATGAAGCTCTCACAGTAGGTTGTGTTGATGTGCTTTAAGGTGAAAACATGAGTGGTCATGCAGATGGTGATCAACCACAGTGCCAGAGCTCCACACCAAGCTTTAGAGATGCTCAGAGAGTTGATGAGGTGATGGGGATGCACCACACGCATGAATCTGTCCAAGGCGATCACCATCAAGAAGACAGTGCTGCCGCTGCGGTTCATCGCCAGCATGAAGAGGCAGATGTTGCAAAAATCTCGCCGCCAAACCTCCACTTTATCCCAGAGCTGTAGTAGCTGGCCCTGAAAGGCAGAGTCATGCTGAGGAGAAAATCAGCCACTGCCAGGTTGAAGAGCAACACTGTGCTGCTTTTCCACGGCTTCAGGTGGAAGCAGAAGATCCAGAGAGCCAAGCCATTTCCTAATGCTCCAAAAACAAACTCTGTCGCCAGCAGTGGAGGGAGCACACTGATCAGCAGAGTCCCGTTGAATTTGCATTGCATGTTGTCAGAGATGTTGCCTCTCTGGCTGCCGGAAATaaagtgtttgtggtttttcCGCATTTCTTTGAGGTAAGCTCTTCTGAGAAAGTATGCCCCCCCAAAAGGCAAAGTGCAAAAAGCCACAAGACATCACACTGGTTTAATTTACCACTTGTTACTTGCAGCCAGATACtcagaacatgaaaaaaaaaaaaaaaagattctgtggCCAATTTTGTCTCAAGACATCAACTCGTATATTTCCATGTAAAAACCactaactgtaaaaaaaatctaaaaaaaatctgatatcaCCCCTAACTCCACCTGCAATTAAGCATCATGCTGTTGTGATACATcccagaacaacaaaaaaacaaacaaactgtgagaCAGCTCCGGATTTAGGGAACAGTCTTCAAACCCATTTTTAATTTTGGGATATTTTTTGGACATATTTAGATGGAAACAAAATATCAGAACCCACAACCCGATCTAAGGATACACAGACCTACACTCGCACACACGTGGGGACATGAACATACAAATAATTAAGAGAAATTTAACTAAACTGTGTGTCGAGGACATGAAAGCATATCATCACAATGTCAAAATGACATACCAGGCCTGGACTCCTCTGGAGAGCAGGGTATGGATCCAGACGTTTTTGACTAGTCCGGGCTGCCTTAAAATTTTAAGTtaactgaacttaaaaagataagTTGAGATACATTTGTGAttattcaaagaaataaaagtttctagtcaaataaacttgacatcaagTCAGTTGTACTTGAGTTAACAAAACTCAAACTTTCATGTAAAAGATGTGAATCATAcgctgtggctttttttttaccagatctTAGTTGAACACCTGGATGGATGTTTTGCACATTGCACAGCATTAACCAAATTATACATACAGCTTCATCAAATATCATTTTAACTAGCTTCCAGCTGCTTTAACTTCAAGGACCTTGAGGAATTTTTCTTTGAACTTTCCAGACTTGATTTAATGAGGCGAGCAGAATACACAACGAGCCTTCAGACTGAACCTCTATCAAACTGCAGCTTTTAATTTGGCTGATGAAAAATCATGGGAATCAATAGGAGCTCATTTAGTTGTGTGACTTGTCAGCTGTGTGACAAATGCTATTTGGCCTGT
This window contains:
- the LOC132980233 gene encoding LOW QUALITY PROTEIN: hydroxycarboxylic acid receptor 2-like (The sequence of the model RefSeq protein was modified relative to this genomic sequence to represent the inferred CDS: inserted 1 base in 1 codon); amino-acid sequence: MQCKFNGTLLISVLPPLLATEFVFGALGNGLALWIFCFHLKPWKSSTVLLFNLAVADFLLSMTLPFRASYYSSGIKWRFGGEIXCNICLFMLAMNRSGSTVFLMVIALDRFMRVVHPHHLINSLSISKAWCGALALWLITICMTTHVFTLKHINTTYCESFMIDTEPGHNLTWHKFEFIFSFFLPLLVILYCTIHIIVFLRGRQLAKDAKIKRVLCFLTVVAALFIICFLPSNIIQLLIWIKTKKVSSTLQESEVCPALEDLTTAFYISISLTYLNSALDPLVYYFSNPAVKNGYRKALHLPQADTAESMERKT